The proteins below are encoded in one region of Peribacillus muralis:
- a CDS encoding glycoside hydrolase family 32 protein gives MWIDSRHQEAIERAALSIRHNMKKVSGDHWRPNYHISTEAFWMNDPNGFSTFKNEYHLFYQHHPYSAEWGPMFWGHVKSEDLVFWEHLPIALAPSEDYDLDGCFSGSTIEKDGFLYALYTGNVWTGNDQDTDLRQTQCLAVSEDGVHFNKSSKNPVISSAPNGDIHPHHFRDPKMWKHGDDYYCVVGSRTKDQQGQALLYRSKDLIDWHFMNVMAKSDGQLGYMWECPDFFHLDGQDVLMISPQGMKPKDYRYHNLHQAGYIQGKLDYETGMFSHGDFRLLDYGFDFYAPQTIQDFQGRRIMVAWMAMWESEMPEQKNNWAGAMTIPRELTIQDNEIISNPILEIEKLRENAVQYKNITVEGEHTFNQISGDSYELEVIIDAQASLTFGVKVRKSEALNQETLLMYNRAESLLELNRDRSGSGPKGSRVVPVKLHDNKLCLRIFIDKSSIEVFINNGEKVMSARIYPDQTAKGISFFSEKEITLIKFQKWDLNKSVSNGSIEGNSSS, from the coding sequence ATGTGGATAGATAGTCGACATCAAGAAGCGATTGAAAGGGCAGCCCTATCCATTCGCCACAACATGAAGAAAGTTAGCGGGGATCATTGGAGACCAAATTATCATATAAGCACGGAGGCCTTTTGGATGAATGATCCTAATGGGTTCAGTACATTTAAAAATGAATATCATTTATTTTATCAACATCACCCATATAGCGCTGAATGGGGACCTATGTTTTGGGGACATGTAAAAAGTGAAGATCTAGTCTTTTGGGAACATCTGCCGATAGCGTTGGCTCCAAGCGAAGACTACGACCTGGATGGTTGCTTTTCAGGCAGTACGATAGAAAAAGATGGATTTCTCTATGCCTTGTATACGGGGAATGTTTGGACAGGTAATGATCAAGACACCGATTTAAGGCAAACTCAGTGTCTTGCTGTAAGTGAAGATGGCGTCCATTTTAATAAAAGTAGTAAAAATCCCGTCATTTCATCAGCACCAAATGGAGATATCCATCCTCATCATTTTAGAGATCCAAAGATGTGGAAGCATGGTGATGATTATTATTGCGTGGTCGGATCACGTACAAAGGACCAACAAGGGCAAGCACTGTTATATCGCTCAAAAGATTTAATCGATTGGCATTTTATGAACGTCATGGCAAAGAGTGATGGACAATTAGGATATATGTGGGAATGCCCGGATTTTTTTCATTTAGATGGGCAGGACGTATTAATGATTTCCCCACAAGGTATGAAGCCAAAGGATTATCGTTATCATAATCTCCATCAAGCGGGATATATTCAAGGCAAGTTAGATTATGAAACCGGAATGTTCAGTCATGGGGATTTTCGATTATTGGATTATGGTTTTGATTTTTATGCTCCGCAAACCATTCAAGACTTTCAAGGAAGGCGTATTATGGTAGCTTGGATGGCGATGTGGGAAAGCGAGATGCCTGAACAAAAAAACAATTGGGCAGGGGCCATGACCATTCCTCGTGAGTTAACGATTCAAGACAATGAAATCATAAGTAATCCTATATTGGAAATTGAAAAGCTTCGTGAAAATGCTGTTCAATATAAAAATATCACGGTTGAGGGCGAACATACTTTCAATCAAATTTCAGGTGATAGTTATGAACTTGAGGTGATCATTGACGCACAAGCTTCTTTAACTTTTGGAGTGAAAGTTAGAAAAAGCGAAGCATTAAATCAAGAGACTTTGCTTATGTACAATCGAGCGGAAAGCTTGCTTGAGCTTAACAGGGACCGTTCTGGAAGCGGTCCGAAAGGAAGTAGAGTAGTTCCAGTTAAACTGCATGATAATAAACTATGTTTACGTATTTTCATTGATAAATCTTCTATAGAGGTTTTTATCAATAATGGTGAAAAAGTAATGAGTGCCAGGATTTATCCAGACCAGACAGCCAAAGGTATAAGCTTTTTTTCTGAAAAAGAGATTACGTTGATAAAATTCCAAAAATGGGATTTAAATAAATCCGTATCCAATGGAAGTATTGAAGGCAACAGTAGTTCTTAA
- a CDS encoding MFS transporter, which yields MKKNLNYWSLSGFTFFYFFASTSAMSLFAIWLGQTLELSGAQVGMIFSINAIATLCFQPLYGFISDKIGLRKHLLWLITFLIMLIGPFFIYIYSPLLHYNPFLGAIIGSVYLSATLLASFGAIESYAERTGRTYNFEYGQVRMWGSLGAAAAAFFSGKLFNINPHISFWIASACSIFLIIFLLLMKVHVSGEEQKKTDSLKLTDTFSLLKNKTFWIFMVYVLGVACVYSVYDQQFPVYYASLFSTSGQGNQMFGYLNSIQIFLEAGMMFIAPFIVNKIGAKKSLVVAGLLMAIRITGSGLAVEPIGISTMKMLHSFELPIMLIAILKFIDANFDAKFSATMYIVGYYFVSQVGQALLSPILGHWYDTIGFSKTYLILGVSVFVFVITFAALRPTAVPKHVHFPNQAV from the coding sequence ATGAAAAAGAATTTAAATTATTGGTCATTAAGCGGATTTACTTTTTTCTATTTTTTTGCTTCTACATCTGCCATGTCCTTGTTTGCTATTTGGCTGGGACAAACATTAGAGCTAAGTGGCGCACAAGTGGGTATGATTTTTTCGATTAATGCCATCGCTACCCTTTGCTTCCAACCACTATACGGTTTCATTTCGGATAAAATTGGATTGAGGAAACATCTGCTGTGGCTCATAACATTTTTAATTATGCTGATTGGTCCATTTTTTATTTATATATACAGCCCACTCTTACATTACAATCCTTTTTTAGGAGCAATAATAGGAAGTGTTTATCTCAGTGCAACATTACTAGCGTCGTTTGGTGCCATTGAATCATACGCGGAACGCACCGGAAGAACATATAATTTTGAGTATGGACAGGTAAGGATGTGGGGATCCTTAGGTGCCGCAGCTGCAGCCTTCTTTTCAGGAAAACTGTTTAACATCAATCCTCATATCAGCTTTTGGATTGCATCAGCCTGTAGTATCTTCTTAATTATCTTTCTTCTATTAATGAAAGTTCATGTTTCGGGAGAAGAACAAAAGAAAACGGATTCATTAAAGTTAACAGATACATTTTCTTTACTAAAGAACAAAACTTTTTGGATATTTATGGTGTATGTTCTAGGCGTAGCTTGTGTTTATTCTGTCTATGATCAGCAATTCCCTGTTTATTATGCTTCCTTATTCTCTACAAGTGGTCAAGGTAACCAAATGTTTGGTTATTTAAATTCGATTCAAATCTTCTTAGAAGCAGGCATGATGTTTATTGCCCCGTTTATCGTTAATAAAATAGGTGCCAAGAAAAGTTTGGTAGTGGCAGGATTACTCATGGCAATTCGTATTACGGGATCGGGTTTAGCAGTGGAACCAATAGGCATTTCTACAATGAAAATGTTACATTCTTTCGAACTTCCCATTATGTTGATTGCCATCTTGAAATTTATTGATGCAAATTTTGATGCAAAGTTCTCGGCAACGATGTATATTGTAGGTTATTATTTTGTGTCTCAAGTGGGTCAAGCCCTTCTTTCCCCTATACTTGGTCATTGGTACGATACTATCGGTTTTTCTAAAACCTATTTAATTTTAGGTGTAAGTGTATTTGTATTTGTTATCACATTCGCGGCTTTGAGGCCAACTGCTGTACCTAAACACGTTCATTTTCCTAATCAAGCTGTATAA
- a CDS encoding LacI family DNA-binding transcriptional regulator, whose product MTTIKDIAKVAGVSVTTVSRALNGYFDVNEKTKQKILAVAKELNYSPNTLARGLVMKKSKTIGLLVSGMSKENIKDNFTFEVLCGINETASTLGYDLILFNTNTTKQREKTYTQLCRERRVDGAIVQGIRKDDPYLKEILESDIPCVLIDIPIQTDSVGYVTTDNVSGAKKAIEHLIQLGHKNIGMINGHEGAYVSEERLKGFMEKHTEYNLPVNKEWIVDGAFEEDASERVTYKLLEEYKEIDALFCASDVMALGALKACHKLGKTVPDDISIVGYDNITLASYCLPPLTTIGQEVYKIGSEAADLLIKMLEDKPTDLSRYVDTNLIIRDSTTKNYK is encoded by the coding sequence TTGACAACGATTAAAGACATCGCAAAGGTTGCTGGGGTTTCCGTCACTACTGTATCCCGTGCATTAAATGGTTATTTTGATGTAAATGAAAAGACCAAACAAAAAATCTTAGCTGTTGCTAAAGAGCTTAACTACAGCCCTAACACCCTAGCGCGCGGACTTGTTATGAAGAAGTCCAAAACCATTGGGTTACTCGTATCCGGTATGAGTAAGGAAAATATAAAAGACAATTTTACATTTGAAGTACTCTGTGGAATTAACGAAACGGCCTCAACCCTAGGTTACGACTTGATTTTATTTAACACAAACACCACGAAACAACGTGAAAAGACCTATACACAGCTTTGTCGTGAACGACGTGTCGATGGCGCTATTGTTCAGGGTATCAGAAAAGACGATCCATATTTAAAAGAAATCTTAGAAAGTGATATTCCTTGTGTATTGATAGATATTCCCATACAAACGGATTCTGTTGGATATGTAACGACGGACAATGTATCAGGTGCCAAAAAAGCCATTGAGCATCTCATCCAACTAGGTCATAAAAATATAGGGATGATCAATGGACATGAAGGGGCTTATGTAAGCGAAGAACGATTAAAAGGATTTATGGAGAAGCATACGGAGTATAATCTTCCCGTTAACAAGGAATGGATTGTGGATGGTGCTTTTGAAGAAGATGCATCGGAAAGGGTTACTTATAAGCTCTTGGAAGAATATAAAGAAATTGATGCTTTATTTTGTGCTAGTGATGTCATGGCACTGGGAGCTTTAAAAGCTTGCCATAAATTAGGGAAGACTGTACCAGATGACATTTCCATAGTCGGTTACGATAATATTACCCTTGCTTCCTATTGTCTGCCACCATTAACCACGATTGGACAAGAAGTGTACAAAATTGGTTCTGAAGCTGCTGACCTACTCATTAAAATGTTAGAGGATAAACCAACCGATCTGTCCCGTTACGTAGATACGAATTTAATTATTAGAGACAGTACTACTAAAAACTATAAATAG
- a CDS encoding carbohydrate kinase family protein: MNKVFCLGEVLIDFIPLQKDLALKEVTSFERVAGGAPMNVAIAIAKYGGKSVMLTKIANDNFGDYLVDVLKENAVDTSCIIRSNEGETGLAFVSVDRSGERNFSFYRKNAADLMLSTDEIQAEWFSEGDLLHFCSVDLVESPMRQTHIKVIDDFRAVGGIVSFDPNVRLPLWPDEESCRRTILDFLPLADIIKVSEDELPFITKIENEMDAIQSLFNGNVKVVVYTKGSIGASIYLKNGEHFEDKGFKVAVSDTTGAGDAFIGGFLSELLSLNISTDNLCAKVSENHRQLLEFANASGALTASVKGAIQAAPGKQHVLNLISTQRSPRN; encoded by the coding sequence ATGAATAAAGTATTTTGCTTGGGTGAGGTATTGATTGATTTTATACCGCTTCAAAAAGATCTTGCGTTAAAAGAGGTCACTAGTTTTGAACGTGTTGCTGGGGGAGCCCCTATGAATGTGGCCATTGCTATTGCGAAATACGGGGGAAAATCGGTCATGTTAACGAAAATAGCCAATGATAATTTTGGCGATTATCTGGTGGATGTACTTAAAGAAAATGCTGTAGATACTTCCTGTATTATTCGAAGCAATGAAGGGGAAACGGGATTGGCATTTGTATCTGTAGATCGATCAGGTGAACGTAACTTTAGTTTTTATCGAAAGAATGCGGCAGATTTGATGCTTTCAACGGATGAGATTCAAGCAGAATGGTTTAGCGAAGGAGATTTACTTCATTTTTGTTCAGTGGATTTAGTTGAAAGTCCTATGAGACAAACTCATATAAAAGTGATAGATGATTTTCGGGCAGTAGGAGGAATTGTGAGTTTTGATCCGAATGTTCGCCTTCCATTATGGCCTGATGAAGAGAGTTGCCGCAGAACCATTCTAGACTTTCTGCCTTTGGCAGATATTATTAAAGTTTCAGAAGACGAGCTACCTTTCATAACAAAAATTGAAAATGAAATGGATGCTATTCAATCTCTCTTTAATGGGAATGTGAAAGTAGTCGTATATACAAAAGGAAGTATCGGAGCCTCCATTTATTTGAAAAATGGAGAGCATTTTGAAGATAAAGGCTTTAAAGTGGCTGTGTCAGATACTACAGGAGCGGGTGACGCGTTTATTGGGGGTTTTTTATCCGAATTACTTTCGTTAAATATTTCCACTGATAATTTATGTGCAAAGGTTAGCGAAAATCACCGACAACTACTTGAGTTTGCCAATGCCAGTGGGGCTCTTACTGCTTCTGTAAAAGGCGCCATTCAAGCCGCACCAGGAAAACAGCATGTGTTGAATTTAATTTCTACTCAAAGAAGTCCGCGAAATTAA